One segment of Labrus mixtus chromosome 10, fLabMix1.1, whole genome shotgun sequence DNA contains the following:
- the LOC132981967 gene encoding protocadherin beta-16-like has protein sequence MAAATEVSDRTMKRQVLLLFSIICLDSVIGQVSYSIPEEMAKGSLVGNIAQDLGLDVKRLQSGKARIYTGDSIQYIELNRVRGVLVIKEKIDREGLCRQTTPCALHFQITLENPLEMFPVTVEIADINDNAPMFQKEERRFEISESAVIGSKFMLEKAMDPDIGLNGLQRYTLKPSDNFVLKLHSQSDGSKKVEMILQKPLDREKHEHISLVLTAEDGGEPQMTGTMQIHVTVLDVNDNAPVFSKPVYKASIAENSVIGTLVTKVSASDADKDSNGEVTYVIGNSMDGVSKLFHINSEGDLILDAPVDYEKEKNYHIDIEVIDKGGLSDSSKIIIDITDVNDNSPVVNMISTSGSVPEDSALKTVIALMSVSDPDSDTNGKVQCVINEYIPFEIKFTTNNFYSLVTDSDLDRERASEYNITVTCSDEGVPSLSSSVTLTLQISDVNDNAPVFERSSYEAYIVENNTPGLSIFTVKARDDDWNQNARVSYILEDSSVNGVPVSSYVSVSADSGVIHAVRSFDYEQIKDFQFRVRAQDGGSPPLSSNVTVKIVIQDQNDNPPQVLYPVQTGGSVVAEMVPRAADVGYLVTKVVAVDVDSGQNAWLSYKLQKATDRALFEVGLQNGEIRTIRQVNDKDAVKQRLTVIVEDNGQPSRSAAVIVNVAVADSFPEVLSEFTDFTHDKEYNDNLTFYLVLALAVVSFLFITCVVVIISVKIYRWRQSRTLFHSNLPVIPYYPPRYSDTLGTGTLQHVYNYEVCRTTDSRKSDCKFGRAGSQNVLIMDPSSTGTMQRIQSEKSILDEPDSPLEV, from the coding sequence ATGGCTGCTGCGACAGAGGTATCAGATAGAACAATGAAACGGCAAGTACTGTTGTTATTCTCCATCATCTGCCTCGATTCCGTGATTGGGCAAGTCAGCTACTCTATTCCAGAGGAAATGGCAAAAGGCTCTTTGGTCGGCAACATAGCTCAAGATTTGGGATTAGACGTCAAACGGCTTCAATCTGGTAAAGCACGTATTTATACCGGGGACAGTATTCAGTACATTGAGCTGAATAGAGTAAGAGGAGTCCTcgttattaaagaaaaaatagacCGCGAAGGCCTCTGCAGACAGACAACGCCTTGTGCTTTGCATTTTCAAATAACGTTAGAGAACCCATTAGAAATGTTCCCAGTTACTGTGGAAATTGCGGATATTAATGACAATGCTCCGATGTTccaaaaggaggagaggaggtttGAAATCAGCGAATCTGCAGTCATCGGCTCTAAATTTATGCTAGAGAAAGCAATGGACCCCGATATCGGACTGAATGGTCTTCAGAGGTACACCCTGAAGCCGAGTGACAATTTTGTGCTCAAACTGCACTCTCAATCTGATGGGAgcaaaaaggttgaaatgaTTTTACAAAAGCCATTGGACCGAgagaaacatgaacacatatctttAGTATTAACAGCAGAAGATGGAGGAGAACCACAGATGACTGGAACAATGCAGATTCATGTTACTGTACTGGATGTGAACGACAATGCCCCTGTTTTTAGTAAACCCGTTTACAAAGCAAGCATTGCCGAAAACTCCGTTATAGGAACACTGGTTACAAAGGTTAGTGCTTCTGATGCAGACAAAGACTCAAATGGAGAAGTGACCTACGTCATCGGGAATAGCATGGACGGTGTTTCAAAGTTATTTCACATAAATAGTGAAGGGGACTTGATACTTGATGCTCCAGTtgattatgaaaaagaaaaaaactatcaCATTGATATAGAGGTGATAGATAAAGGGGGACTTTCGGATTCTAGTAAGATAATTATCGACATAACTGACGTGAATGATAACAGCCCTGTAGTAAATATGATCTCGACATCAGGTTCAGTACCAGAGGATTCAGCCCTCAAAACGGTAATAGCATTAATGAGTGTAAGTGATCCTGATTCTGACACCAATGGAAAAGTTCAGTGTGTGATAAATGAATATATCCCATTTGAAATCAAATTTACGACCAACAATTTTTATAGCTTAGTTACAGACAGTGatttagacagagagagagcctcTGAGTACAACATCACAGTGACGTGTTCTGATGAGGGAGTGCCCTCCCTCTCCAGCAGCGTCACTCTCACCTTACAGATCTCTGATGTGAATGACAACGCGCCTGTCTTTGAGAGGAGCTCATATGAGGCCTACATTgtagaaaacaacacaccagGCCTCTCTATATTCACAGTGAAAGCCAGAGACGATGACTGGAACCAGAATGCCCGTGTTTCTTACATCCTGGAGGACTCCTCTGTTAACGGAGTGCCAGTCTCCTCATATGTTTCCGTCAGTGCTGATAGTGGAGTTATCCATGCAGTTCGCTCTTTTGACTACGAGCAGATCAAAGACTTTCAGTTCCGTGTCAGAGCGCAGGATGGAGGCTCCCCTCCACTCAGCAGCAACGTGACAGTCAAAATAGTGATCCAGGACCAGAACGATAACCCCCCTCAGGTCCTGTACCCAGTCCAGACTGGTGGATCAGTGGTGGCTGAGATGGTGCCTCGTGCAGCAGATGTGGGCTACCTGGTGACTAAAGTGGTGGCTGTTGATGTGGACTCTGGACAGAATGCCTGGCTCTCATATAAACTGCAGAAAGCCACAGACAGGGCGCTGTTTGAAGTGGGTTTACAGAATGGAGAAATCAGAACTATCCGCCAAGTGAATGATAAAGATGCTGTGAAACAAAGACTGACTGTTATAGTGGAGGACAACGGGCAGCCGTCTCGttcagctgcagtcattgttaaCGTGGCGGTGGCGGACAGCTTCCCTGAAGTGCTGTCTGAGTTCACTGACTTTACACACGACAAGGAGTACAATGACAACCTGACTTTTTACTTAGTGCTGGCTTTGGCTGTAGtatccttcctcttcatcacgtgTGTAGTGGTTATTATATCAGTGAAAATCTACAGATGGAGACAGTCTCGCACCCTGTTTCACTCCAACCTCCCTGTGATTCCATATTATCCACCACGTTACTCAGACACTTTGGGCACAGGGACTCTCCAGCACGTGTACAATTACGAGGTGTGCAGGACGACTGACTCCAGAAAGAGTGACTGTAAGTTCGGCAGAGCTGGTAGTCAGAACGTGTTGATAATGGACCCCAGTTCTACAGGGACCATGCAGCGGATACAGAGTGAGAAGAGCATCCTGGATGAACCAGACTCTCCTCTAGAGGTTTGa
- the LOC132981969 gene encoding protocadherin beta-16-like, with translation MRRQVLLFFSVLSLTSVLGQVSYSIPEEMEKGSLVCNIAQDLGLDVKRLKSGRARIHSGDSAEFIELNKERGVLLITERIDRETLCGEMTPCALHLQMILENPMELFRITIEITDINDNTPTFASSEKRFEISESAVIGSKFVLEKAIDADIGTNDLQSYSLTPTNNFALKLENQADGGKKVEMVLQKPLDREQQDQISLLLTAVDGGQPRMSGTMQIIVNVLDANDNSPVFTKSVYKASITENSPRGTSVITVSASDKDGGSNGEISYAILNSMRRLSDLFQINRKTGEVILIGEIDYEKSKIFQIDIEAIDNGGLSDSSKILIDVTDVNDNSPQIKALSKSDTILEDSPENTVIAMLSINDPDSDRNGEVKCNINDDIPFKIQNTMNGFYSLVTEVALDREVAFQYNITVTCSDEGVPSLSSSVTLTLQISDVNDNAPVFERSSYEAYIVENNTPGLSIFTVKARDDDWNQNARVSYILEDSSFNGVPVSSYVSVSADSGVIHAVRSFDYEQIKDFQFRVKAQDGGSPPLTSNVTVKIVIQDQNDNPPQVLYPVQTGGSVVAEMVPRAADVGYLVTKVVAVDVDSGQNAWLSYKLQKATDRALFEVGLQNGEIRTIRQVNDKDAVKQRLTVIVEDNGQPSRSAAVIVNVAVADSFPEVLSEFTDFTHDKEYNDNLTFYLVLALAVVSFLFITCVVVIISVKIYRWRQSRTMFHSNLPVIPYYPPRYSDTLGTGTLQHVYNYEVCRTTDSRKSDCKFGRAGSQNVLIMDPSSTGTMQRIQSEKSILDEPDSPLEVGHGVNVIF, from the coding sequence ATGAGACGGCAAGTACTGTTGTTCTTTTCGGTTCTCTCCCTCACGTCGGTGCTCGGGCAGGTTAGCTACTCCATTCCtgaggaaatggaaaaaggttCCTTGGTCTGTAATATAGCTCAGGATCTCGGTTTAGATGTTAAAAGGCTTAAATCGGGTCGAGCTCGTATTCATTCGGGAGACAGCGCAGAATTTATCGAGCtgaataaagaaagaggagTCCTCCTCATCACAGAGAGAATAGACAGAGAGACCTTGTGTGGAGAAATGACGCCATGTGCTTTACATTTACAGATGATTTTGGAAAATCCGATGGAATTGTTTCGCATAACGATAGAAATCACAGACATAAACGACAATACCCCCACGTTTGCATCGAGCGAGAAACGTTTTGAAATTAGCGAGTCGGCTGTTATTGGTTCTAAATTTGTGCTAGAGAAAGCCATCGATGCTGACATCGGTACAAATGATCTTCAGAGCTATTCGCTTACTCCAACAAATAACTTTGCATTGAAACTAGAGAATCAAGCAGACGGAGGTAAAAAGGTAGAAATGGTTCTGCAGAAGCCTCTAGATCGAGAGCAGCAGGATCAGATATCGCTTTTATTAACTGCTGTTGATGGCGGACAGCCGCGTATGTCTGGTACAATGCAGATAATTGTAAACGTGTTAGATGCAAACGACAATTCACCGGTTTTCACTAAGTCAGTATACAAGGCATCAATAACGGAAAATTCTCCAAGAGGAACCAGTGTTATAACTGTTAGTGCATCTGACAAAGATGGAGGCTCTAATGGAGAAATATCATACGCAATTTTAAATAGCATGCGTCGATTATCCGACCTATTTCAGATCAACAGGAAAACAGGAGAGGTTATTTTGATCGGTGAAATAGATTATGAAAAATCAAAGATCTTTCAAATTGATATTGAAGCTATAGATAATGGAGGACTCTCTGATTCAAGTAAGATCCTAATTGATGTCACTGATGTGAATGACAACAGTCCTCAGATAAAAGCTCTCTCTAAATCAGACACTATTTTAGAAGACTCTCCAGAGAACACCGTCATCGCTATGCTGAGCATAAATGACCCTGACTCCGACAGGAATGGAGAAGTGAAGTGTAACATTAATGATGATATtccttttaaaattcaaaatacaATGAATGGATTTTATAGTTTAGTTACAGAGGTAGCCTTGGACAGGGAGGTCGCTTTTCAGTATAACATCACAGTGACGTGTTCTGATGAGGGAGTGccctctctctccagcagcGTCACTCTCACCTTACAGATCTCTGATGTGAATGACAACGCGCCTGTCTTTGAGAGGAGCTCATATGAGGCTTACATTgtagaaaacaacacaccagGCCTCTCTATATTCACAGTGAAAGCCAGAGACGATGATTGGAACCAGAATGCCCGTGTTTCTTACATCCTGGAGGACTCCTCTTTTAACGGAGTGCCAGTCTCCTCATATGTTTCAGTCAGTGCTGATAGTGGAGTCATCCATGCAGTGCGCTCTTTTGACTACGAGCAGATCAAAGACTTTCAGTTCCGCGTCAAAGCGCAGGATGGAGGCTCCCCTCCACTCACTAGCAACGTGACAGTTAAAATCGTGATCCAGGACCAGAACGACAACCCCCCTCAGGTCCTGTACCCAGTCCAGACTGGTGGGTCAGTGGTGGCTGAGATGGTGCCTCGTGCAGCAGATGTGGGCTACCTGGTGACTAAAGTGGTGGCTGTTGATGTGGACTCTGGACAGAATGCCTGGCTCTCgtataaactgcagaaagcCACAGACAGGGCGCTGTTTGAAGTGGGCTTACAGAATGGAGAAATCAGAACTATCCGCCAAGTGAATGATAAAGATGCTGTGAAACAAAGACTGACTGTTATAGTGGAGGACAACGGGCAGCCGTCTCGttcagctgcagtcattgttaaCGTGGCGGTGGCGGACAGCTTCCCTGAAGTGTTGTCTGAGTTCACTGACTTTACACACGACAAGGAGTACAATGACAACCTGACTTTTTACTTAGTGCTGGCTTTGGCTGTAgtgtccttcctcttcatcacgtgTGTAGTGGTTATTATATCAGTGAAAATCTACAGATGGAGACAGTCTCGCACCATGTTTCACTCCAACCTCCCTGTGATTCCATATTATCCACCACGTTACTCAGACACTTTGGGCACAGGGACTCTCCAGCACGTGTACAATTACGAGGTGTGCAGGACGACTGACTCCAGAAAGAGTGACTGTAAGTTCGGCAGAGCTGGTAGTCAGAACGTGTTGATAATGGACCCCAGTTCTACAGGGACCATGCAGCGGATACAGAGTGAGAAGAGCATCCTGGATGAACCAGACTCTCCTCTAGAGGTGGGTCATGGGGTTAACGTCATCTTTTAG